In Persephonella sp., the genomic window CAGTGTGCCTATAATTGTTTTGATTTCTATCTCTTTATCATTAATTACTAATTTTTTGTTTACTATTTTTGTAATCTGAGAAATAAGCTCTTTTATTTCTTTATGGGTGTAATCGGTATTAAACATATAGAAGTTTGCTGTTACTCCTCTTATAAATAAAGTTCTATCCTGCTTATCCTTAAGAAGTTCATTTATCTGTTTTTCTATTTCGGCTATTGCCTGAGTGACGGTTTCTTCTCCATAGATTTTGTTTAAGGTTTTCAGGTTTTGAATATCAATAATAGAAACGAACTGTCTTTTATCCGAGCTTGCCAGATAGCTAATCAGGTTAAAGAAATTTGTTTCCAGGTCGGAAAAGGTTATGAAATACAACTCAGAAATAGTTTTCATAAGTTTAAAAGCCTGTTCTATAAAATCTTTTTCTGCAAGATAACTTTCTGCATAATTACCTTTTGAGTAAAACACATAAAAAGAATAGGCTGTCTTAAAAATAAGTTTATGAAGTTCTTCCAGATATGAGCATAGATTTGCATCCATACATACCATTATGGATTCAGGATATTCCAGATATTTTATAAATTCACTATCTTTTGGGGAATAAAGGGGAAAATAATCCATATTATCCTTTTCTATAGCTTTTACTATCTGTTTTATCCAGTTTAAATTAGATCTGTAAAGAACATAATTAACAAATGGGGAGTTTTCTACTTCTTTTAAAATTTGGATATCCTTTTTGATATAAACTTTAGCGATGGCATTTGCCAGTTTTTCTATATATTTTTTGACATTAAATATTAGCTCCTCATCTGAACCCTCGTCTATAAGTTTTTGGATTACTTTTTTCTTAAGTTTATCAAAGTTGCTTTTTATTATTACGTAGGGAAGGTCAACCTCATTATAAAATTCTTCACATTGTTCTAAAACATCCTCTCCCTGAAACTCAAGCAGATATTTTCTAACCAGCTCTTCCTGTTTTTGAATAATTTTGTTCAGGTCATCTTCTGTTCCGAGAAATTTTAAGCTATCTTTTTCCTTTAGAATATCTTCTTTTAATTCTTCTAAAATATCAGGCAGATATTTTTGAATGATAGTAAGGTAGTTCATCTCCTAAACCTCATGATTTTATAGTTTTATAAAAATATCCCCGTAATATTATATTAATCCCTGTGATAAAATTCTGCACAAAGATAGTTTTTAAGAGATAAGCATGGAATTTAATAATTTTTTAAAAAAACAGCTTAATGGGATAAAGGATAAAAACTTATACAGAAAAAGGTATATTCTACCTGCAGATATTATTGATTTTTCCTCAAATGATTATCTTGGATTAAAAGATAATCCCGAAACAAAAGAAAAACTTTGTAAAAAAATAAAAAATCTTGCCCTTGGCAGTGGTGCATCTACCCTTATTTCAGGATACACAGAGACCCAAAAGCAGCTTGAGGAAGAACTTGCAAAGTTTAAAGAAACAGAAAGCTGTCTTGTGGTAGGCAGTGGTTATCTTGCAAATACAGGTCTGATACAGGCAATAACTTCAGAAAAAGATATTATATTTTCTGATGAGCTTAATCATGCTTCAATCATAGATGGAATAAGACTTTCAAAGGCGAAAAGGGTTATATATAAACACAATGACCTGAATGATTTAGAAGATAAACTTAAAAGAGAGCAAACAACAGGATTTAGATTTATCATTACAGATGGCGTTTTTAGTATGGAAGGGGATATTGTTCCTTTTGACCATCTAAAAACTCTTGCCGATAGATATAACGCTGTAATAATAGTTGATGATGCCCATGCTACAGGCGTTATCGGAGAAGGAAAAGGGACAGTTTTCCATTTTGGTCTGAAACCTGATGAGAATATAATTCAAATGGGAACTTTATCAAAAGCAATCGGTAGCTATGGAGCATTTATCTGCGGAAGTAGAACTCTAATTGATTACCTGATAAACCGTATGAGAACCCAGATTTTCTCAACAGCTTTGTCTCCTGTCCAGAATTTTATATCCCTTTCAAACCTAAAAATATTACAAAAAGAGCCTTTTAGAAGAGAAAAAATATTAAAACTATCAGAGTATCTCTACAGACAGGCAAAAGAAAAAGGTATAAATCTGACCTATTACGGAACTCCTATTCTTACCTTAATTGTAGGAGAAGAAAAAAAAGCCCTTTATATCAGAGACAAATTACTTAAAAGAAAACTCTTTGTTCAGGCTATCCGTCCACCAACAGTGCCACAAGGAACATCCAGACTTAGAATTACAATTTCCTACAAACATACCGAAAACGATATAAATTATTTGGTAAACTCTTTAAAAGAAATTCTGGAGAACTACGATGGGTAGAGAAATAATAGAAGAATTTGAAAGTGAAAAAGGTATAAAAGTAGTTTTGGAATATGATTATGAAAAAGAAATATACGTAATGACCATCTACAAAGACACAGGAAAAATAGTATTTCAGGGAACTATGGATGAGATACAAAAACAAGCAGAAAAATATTTTGTAAAATCCCTTAAAGATATCAAAAACAAGATGGAAATAGCACTTCTTGAAGACCTTTTTAATAGATAAATTTCCCTTGCTTCAAAATAATTCTTGATATTTCTCATACTTATCCCTCTTTTTTTTGTCTATATTGGTTAGTAAATACTAACCATAGAGGTAAGAAGTAATGCTCATAGAAAGATTTTTTGTTGGAGATGGAATATCCCATATATCATATTTAGTTGCAGGTCAAACAAAGGCTATAGTGATTGACCCTAAAAGAGATGTGAATGATTACATCCGGAAGGCAAAAGAACTGGGAGTAGAAATTGAAGCCATACTGGTAACACATCTTCATGCTGATTTTATAGGTGGACACTATGAACTCTCAGAAAAAACAGGAGCAAAACTATATCTTCCAGCCAAACAAGAAAGCAAAAGGGCACATATTCCTGTTCAGGAAGGGGATATTATCCAGATAGAAAACATAAAAATAGATGTTCTGGATACACCTGGACATACACCTGAACATGTATCTTATGTGTTTACAGATTTGTCCCGTGGAGAAGAACCTGTTGCTGTATTTACAGGGGATACACTTTTTGTTGGTGATGTTGGAAGACCTGATTTATTCCCAGATAAAAAAGAGGAACTTGCAAAAGCATTATACAACTCTCTACAAAAACTTATGGGATTACCTGATTTTGTAGAGGTTTATCCTGCACATGGAGCAGGAACTTTGTGTGGTAAGGCATTATCCACAAAAAGAAGTTCTACCATTGGATATGAAAAAAGATTCAATAAACTTTTATCCCTTTCAGAAGAGGATTTTATAAAAAGTCTTCTTGAAGGAATGCCACCTGCACCAGACCATTTTAAAAGATGCTCTAAGATAAATGAAGAAGGTGCAATGTTCCTTTCTAAACTTAGTTCTCCAAAACCTTTATCTGTTAAAGAGTTTGAAAATCTCATAGATGATGATAGAATTGTTCTGGATACAAGACATTATCTCACATGGATTGGAGGTCATATTCCTAATTCTCTAAGTATGGATTACAAATTTATGCCATTTTCTTTATTTGCTGGATGGATACTTGACCCCGAAAAAGAGATTTTACTTGTTATAGACAACAGCAATGAAGTTGACGATATAGCTATTAAGCTGAGAAGAGTTGGTATAGATAATATTGTAGGATATATTGAAAATCATACATTTTCATGGACAAAAGCAGGAAAGCCAATAAAATCATTTAAAGCCATATCTCCTGATACATTAGAAGAAAGGCTTAATGATGAAAATATTCTTCTTTTAGATGTAAGGTCAAAATCTGAACTTAGAAGTGGCCAGATAGAAAACTCTATAAATATTCCTTTACCTGAACTTAGAGAAAGATATATTGAACTTGATAAAGATAAAGATAAAGAGATAATTATCTACTGTGGTTTAGGACCAAGAGGTGCACTGGCTGCAAGTTTACTGGAAAAAGTTGGATTTGAAAATATATCTGTTCTTGCTGGCGGTTTTACAGGATGGAGTAATTATAAGAAATCTCCTCTTGTTTGTGGGAGATAAATTCCAAGGGGTAAATGCCCCTTGGTTTAATTTCTGATGATTATAAATTACTGTTTTCTTTCCTCAAAGTAATCCTTCATTGTCAAGAATGCCATTGTGCCGAAAACTAATAAAACTATTAACATTGTAATAAAAAGTAAAATTTCTAAGAACATATTAAATCTCCTTTAATTTCTTTCTTATAGATAGCCATAACCATAAAGCAAATATGGAAACTACAATAATTACGAATAATAAAAATACATACAATTCTTTATTGAATTTACTTCCAAATATTTTAAGATGCAAAGTGCCTAATCCTGCACTTGCAGTTAGAATAATTATAATCAAAGTTCTAAATAATCCCTCTTTAATTTTCAGTTTTTCAATCTCTAATTTCTTCAACTCAAGTTCTTTCTGGTCTTTACTCATTTTTCTTTCTCATAATTTCTTAGTAGGTTAATTCTTAAAAATCAAAGTTTAACTAAAGGCTGGATACATATTATTTACAAAGTTTTATCCTTTTTATTGTCAATAAGTTATGTTGCAATAAATATAACAATTCTGTTATTGGTTAACAAGTTGAAGGAAATTATGTATTTTTGAAATTATTAAAATGTCCCCGGGCGGATTCGAACCGCCGACCTCGAGATTAGGAATCTCGCGCTCTATCCTTCTGAGCTACGGGGACTTATTTTTCAGGTAAGAGCTGAACTTCTGTGTAGTTATTGTCACCGAAATATTTTTTCAGATAGTTATCTACTTTCCTTTTTGTAACCTTCTTAATATTATCCAGATACTCTATATCATATTTTACATCACCGGCAACAGAAGCTGCATATCCAAGTGCTTCTGCATCATGAACAACTTCTTCTCTGGAAAAAACTTCACTATTTATTATTTTCTCTTTTGCATTTTCTACAAGTTCTTTTGGAATACCGTTTTTCCTATAGTTATCTATTATTTTGAACAATTCTTTTTTTACCTTGTCAACCTTTTCCGGCTCCGTTACAAAAAAGAATATAAACTGGCTTGTTCCCCTATGAGATAAATATCCGCCATAAATTGCCTGAACCAAACCTGTTTCTCTGAGCTTCTGATAAAGAACAGATGTTCTACCACCTGAAAAAATCTCTTCCAGAACCCGTGCTGTATAGCTATCTTTATCTTTTATAGGTGGTGCCTGCCATCCTATAGCAACATAAGCCCTTGTTATTTGAGGTTTTCTAAGGATTTTTTCTCTGACTTCTTTTTGAGGAGGTTCAAGAGGAACTTTAGGTGGTTTGTAGTATTTACCTTTTACTGTTCCAAATGTTTCTTTTATTTTTTTAAGCACCTCATCTTTATTTATATTTCCAACCACTACAATATAAGTATTAGAAGGCACGTAATACGAATAGAAATAATGTTTTACAAGTGGTTCATCAAATTTTTCTATTGTTTCTCTATATCCTATTACCGGATGCTTATAATTGCTTACTTTATATGCAAGCTTGTTGTAAGTATCCCATAAAGCACTTTTTGGATTATCCAGATGTCTGTTTAACTCCTCTAAAACAATAGGTTTTTCCTTTTCTATCATTTTTTGGGAAAGGGTGGGAGCTGTAGTCATGTAATAAAGATATTGAAGAGATTCTTCCCAGAACGGTGCTGCTATTTCTATATGATAAAAAGTAAAATCATAGCTGGTGGCTGCATTTATGCTTCCGCCTTTTTTCTCAATTTCTTTTTCTATTTCACCAGGTTTTGTATATTTGGTTCCGTTAAAAAGCATATGTTCAAGGAAGTGGGATAATCCCCTTTCATTATCTTTTTCAAATACAGAACCAACCCCAAACCATACCTGTAGTGCAACTGCCTGTGTATCTTTTCTCTCTTTTATTATTGCTGTTGCACCATTATCCAGTTTTTCTATATATATATGTTTTTCCTCAAGCAGTTTGTCCGCTTTTGCAATAGCTACACTCATAATTAACCCCACAAAAATTATTAATATCCTTTTCATTTTTCCACCTTTTGCTTTTGATAAGCCTCTTGTAGTTTCTCCTCCACCTCTTTAATCCATGTATCCCTTCTTATTACTTCATCTGCCGTTTCCTTGTGTAGTAATTCATAATTATTCAGTTTTGTCTCCGTTTCGTAAAAA contains:
- the bioF gene encoding 8-amino-7-oxononanoate synthase translates to MEFNNFLKKQLNGIKDKNLYRKRYILPADIIDFSSNDYLGLKDNPETKEKLCKKIKNLALGSGASTLISGYTETQKQLEEELAKFKETESCLVVGSGYLANTGLIQAITSEKDIIFSDELNHASIIDGIRLSKAKRVIYKHNDLNDLEDKLKREQTTGFRFIITDGVFSMEGDIVPFDHLKTLADRYNAVIIVDDAHATGVIGEGKGTVFHFGLKPDENIIQMGTLSKAIGSYGAFICGSRTLIDYLINRMRTQIFSTALSPVQNFISLSNLKILQKEPFRREKILKLSEYLYRQAKEKGINLTYYGTPILTLIVGEEKKALYIRDKLLKRKLFVQAIRPPTVPQGTSRLRITISYKHTENDINYLVNSLKEILENYDG
- a CDS encoding MBL fold metallo-hydrolase, with the translated sequence MLIERFFVGDGISHISYLVAGQTKAIVIDPKRDVNDYIRKAKELGVEIEAILVTHLHADFIGGHYELSEKTGAKLYLPAKQESKRAHIPVQEGDIIQIENIKIDVLDTPGHTPEHVSYVFTDLSRGEEPVAVFTGDTLFVGDVGRPDLFPDKKEELAKALYNSLQKLMGLPDFVEVYPAHGAGTLCGKALSTKRSSTIGYEKRFNKLLSLSEEDFIKSLLEGMPPAPDHFKRCSKINEEGAMFLSKLSSPKPLSVKEFENLIDDDRIVLDTRHYLTWIGGHIPNSLSMDYKFMPFSLFAGWILDPEKEILLVIDNSNEVDDIAIKLRRVGIDNIVGYIENHTFSWTKAGKPIKSFKAISPDTLEERLNDENILLLDVRSKSELRSGQIENSINIPLPELRERYIELDKDKDKEIIIYCGLGPRGALAASLLEKVGFENISVLAGGFTGWSNYKKSPLVCGR
- a CDS encoding EAL domain-containing protein, whose amino-acid sequence is MNYLTIIQKYLPDILEELKEDILKEKDSLKFLGTEDDLNKIIQKQEELVRKYLLEFQGEDVLEQCEEFYNEVDLPYVIIKSNFDKLKKKVIQKLIDEGSDEELIFNVKKYIEKLANAIAKVYIKKDIQILKEVENSPFVNYVLYRSNLNWIKQIVKAIEKDNMDYFPLYSPKDSEFIKYLEYPESIMVCMDANLCSYLEELHKLIFKTAYSFYVFYSKGNYAESYLAEKDFIEQAFKLMKTISELYFITFSDLETNFFNLISYLASSDKRQFVSIIDIQNLKTLNKIYGEETVTQAIAEIEKQINELLKDKQDRTLFIRGVTANFYMFNTDYTHKEIKELISQITKIVNKKLVINDKEIEIKTIIGTLEIEPFSEITGEEVRRILAYLKEEAKKREKKMLLVLDEEEKTEILKWINQRYQNVNFIKNSIFSKNIELVFQPVIDIKTGKVEFVETLVRIINGEGRLIPAGIFIDLVYELGLISELDTIVLELLKEKQDTISRITQNVLVNVSYKSLISQKFQRKLKETIKKLDKLNLVFELTEQQLIENISIVEKLRKETGLKFAVDDFGAGYSSLKTVADLAEKDILGILKIDGTLIKDLDKHENIQKIVYIISILCESLNLKAVAEFVENKGSLKALKDMGIHYGQGYYISKPKIIEELIIDVFSDKYKQINGFSPQNI
- a CDS encoding pitrilysin family protein; translated protein: MSVAIAKADKLLEEKHIYIEKLDNGATAIIKERKDTQAVALQVWFGVGSVFEKDNERGLSHFLEHMLFNGTKYTKPGEIEKEIEKKGGSINAATSYDFTFYHIEIAAPFWEESLQYLYYMTTAPTLSQKMIEKEKPIVLEELNRHLDNPKSALWDTYNKLAYKVSNYKHPVIGYRETIEKFDEPLVKHYFYSYYVPSNTYIVVVGNINKDEVLKKIKETFGTVKGKYYKPPKVPLEPPQKEVREKILRKPQITRAYVAIGWQAPPIKDKDSYTARVLEEIFSGGRTSVLYQKLRETGLVQAIYGGYLSHRGTSQFIFFFVTEPEKVDKVKKELFKIIDNYRKNGIPKELVENAKEKIINSEVFSREEVVHDAEALGYAASVAGDVKYDIEYLDNIKKVTKRKVDNYLKKYFGDNNYTEVQLLPEK